A window from Kluyveromyces lactis strain NRRL Y-1140 chromosome E complete sequence encodes these proteins:
- a CDS encoding alpha-keto acid decarboxylase family protein (highly similar to uniprot|P06169 Saccharomyces cerevisiae YLR044C PDC1 Major of three pyruvate decarboxylase isozymes key enzyme in alcoholic fermentation decarboxylates pyruvate to acetaldehyde subject to glucose-ethanol- and autoregulation involved in amino acid catabolism) — MSEITLGRYLFERLKQVEVQTIFGLPGDFNLSLLDNIYEVPGMRWAGNANELNAAYAADGYARLKGMSCIITTFGVGELSALNGIAGSYAEHVGVLHVVGVPSVSSQAKQLLLHHTLGNGDFTVFHRMSSNISETTAMITDINTAPAEIDRCIRTTYVSQRPVYLGLPANLVDLTVPASLLDTPIDLSLKPNDPEAEEEVIENVLQLIKEAKNPVILADACCSRHDAKAETKKLIDLTQFPAFVTPMGKGSIDEKHPRFGGVYVGTLSSPAVKEAVESADLVLSVGALLSDFNTGSFSYSYKTKNIVEFHSDYTKIRSATFPGVQMKFALQKLLTKVADAAKGYKPVPVPSEPEHNEAVADSTPLKQEWVWTQVGEFLREGDVVITETGTSAFGINQTHFPNNTYGISQVLWGSIGFTTGATLGAAFAAEEIDPKKRVILFIGDGSLQLTVQEISTMIRWGLKPYLFVLNNDGYTIERLIHGETAQYNCIQNWQHLELLPTFGAKDYEAVRVSTTGEWNKLTTDEKFQDNTRIRLIEVMLPTMDAPSNLVKQAQLTAATNAKN; from the coding sequence ATGTCTGAAATTACATTAGGTCGTTACTTGTTCGAAAGATTAAAGCAAGTCGAAGTTCAAACCATCTTTGGTCTACCAGGTGATTTCAACTTGTCCCTATTGGACAATATCTACGAAGTCCCAGGTATGAGATGGGCTGGTAATGCCAACGAATTGAACGCTGCTTACGCTGCTGATGGTTACGCCAGATTAAAGGGTATGTCCTGTATCATCACCACCTTCGGTGTCGGTGAATTGTCTGCTTTGAACGGTATTGCCGGTTCTTACGCTGAACACGTTGGTGTCTTGCACGTTGTCGGTGTTCCATCCGTCTCTTCTCAAGCTAAGCAATTGTTGTTGCACCACACCTTGGGTAACGGTGACTTCACTGTTTTCCACAGAATGTCCTCCAACATTTCTGAAACCACTGCTATGATCACCGATATCAACACTGCCCCAGCTGAAATCGACAGATGTATCAGAACCACTTACGTTTCCCAAAGACCAGTCTACTTGGGTTTGCCAGCTAACTTGGTCGACTTGACTGTCCCAGCTTCTTTGTTGGACACTCCAATTGATTTGAGCTTGAAGCCAAATGACCCAGAAGccgaagaagaagtcatCGAAAACGTCTTGCAACTGATCAAGGAAGCTAAGAACCCAGTTATCTTGGCTGATGCTTGTTGTTCCAGACACGATGCCAAGGCTGAGACCAAGAAGTTGATCGACTTGACTCAATTCCCAGCCTTCGTTACCCCAATGGGTAAGGGTTCCATTGACGAAAAGCACCCAAGATTCGGTGGTGTCTACGTCGGTACCCTATCTTCTCCAGCTGTCAAGGAAGCCGTTGAATCTGCTGACTTGGTTCTATCGGTCGGTGCTCTATTGTCCGATTTCAACACTGGTTCTTTCTCTTACTCTTACAAGACCAAGAACATTGTCGAATTCCACTCTGACTACACCAAGATCAGAAGCGCTACCTTCCCAGGTGTCCAAATGAAGTTCGCTTTACAAAAATTGTTGACTAAGGTTGCCGATGCTGCTAAGGGTTACAAGCCAGTTCCAGTTCCATCTGAACCAGAACACAACGAAGCTGTCGCTGACTCCACTCCATTGAAGCAAGAATGGGTCTGGACTCAAGTCGGTGAATTCTTGAGAGAAGGTGATGTTGTTATCACTGAAACCGGTACCTCTGCCTTCGGTATCAACCAAACTCATTTCCCAAACAACACATACGGTATCTCTCAAGTTTTATGGGGTTCCATTGGTTTCACCACTGGTGCTACCTTGGGTGCTGCCTTCGCTGCcgaagaaattgatccaaagaagagagTTATCTTATTCATTGGTGACGGTTCTTTGCAATTGactgttcaagaaatctcCACCATGATCAGATGGGGCTTGAAGCCATACTTGTTCGTATTGAACAACGACGGTTACAccattgaaagattgattcACGGTGAAACCGCTCAATACAACTGTATCCAAAACTGGCAACACTTGGAATTATTGCCAACTTTCGGTGCCAAGGACTACGAAGCTGTCAGAGTTTCCACCACTGGTGAATGGAACAAGTTGACCACTGACGAAAAGTTCCAAGACAACACCAGAATCAGATTGATCGAAGTTATGTTGCCAACTATGGATGCTCCATCTAACTTGGTTAAGCAAGCTCAATTGACTGCTGCTACCAACGCTAAGAACTAA
- the STU2 gene encoding Stu2p (weakly similar to uniprot|P46675 Saccharomyces cerevisiae YLR045C STU2 Microtubule-associated protein (MAP) of the XMAP215/Dis1 family regulates microtubule dynamics during spindle orientation and metaphase chromosome alignment interacts with spindle pole body component Spc72p) — translation MDNATDDSASFQTLSLDERLVHKLWKARQHGYNELESTFNKLSVARVAESGVNKYWKKPEIFTGYVLDSNVVAQESAVKALYSLLKFMIDVPQIRDLCQPGQLVQGWVPALVEKGMTSSKSATKEASLACVSLVVSLDDNIVNAINCLTPIWTKKLPKLLTAALMVHVKLIEQFGFVNVSQQEKMQSLQGLVEVLPKLCSHADKSVRNESMQLILQLYTWFNKPVLQELLLGKLKPIQQKDLDKLFESYQGTIPPSSTPSQFIWAVPAQSDNNSTDLPLDHDGDLAMAGNNGQSAAALDNQSIDPYDMFPVQTILDKLPNNFYQSLASSKWKDRVEALEEFHDQTLTKVKKLSASNEDHSEIIHKFCSTITSDANLQAVQISTSSLDILISALRSEYNPFALETLNALLTRSKEKKPNVADSIFNALLNLSKYYKLELCLESVLQHMKNKVPQVKIVCSKFLFELLSNWTPTETLHRTSVFSNLPAILNSLQPIVNDNQQATRNEGFKCIAILIKIFDERELSTYLDKLDNLKRKKILELVDKVEIKAATVPPPHQTQPQTQLRSAAPVVRSQPLSSTIPSKRLATSPLKPARNSALNGNTKSSRLTSRSLTTHQMMNHTDLPSSTQPKSNTSSNTSLSGNFTPQTNISNRMSHLNDEVNKLRQERQEWLRERNDLLSNLNQSNLQLSKVNKLLNESETYVSNLQRQLQDSKDQLNAKNLKIKELESKLTGGTSDTMSTDSPISSSISRGRLTATTLSPLRSTKNATTPQRVRSPSESSDDLPRRVNSLNLNNHMLQEESWKRAAEVTNQLKARIERMRAKSRSGFNNLGVD, via the coding sequence ATGGATAACGCTACGGATGATTCGGCGTCTTTTCAGACTCTGTCACTAGATGAGAGACTTGTTCATAAGCTTTGGAAGGCAAGACAGCATGGATATAATGAGCTAGAAAGCACATTCAATAAACTGTCCGTTGCTAGAGTTGCAGAGAGTGGCGTTAATAagtattggaagaaaccTGAGATTTTCACGGGGTACGTATTGGATTCCAATGTTGTTGCACAAGAATCTGCCGTTAAGGCCTTGTAcagtttgttgaaatttATGATCGACGTACCCCAGATCAGAGATTTGTGTCAGCCGGGTCAATTGGTTCAGGGCTGGGTTCCAGCTCTGGTGGAGAAAGGTATGACTTCCTCGAAATCAGCGACGAAAGAGGCTTCATTGGCCTGCGTTTCGCTTGTCGTGTCATTGGATGATAATATCGTAAATGCAATCAATTGTCTGACGCCGATTTGGACCAAAAAATTACCGAAGCTGTTGACTGCAGCGTTAATGGTTCATGTAAAGTTGATAGAGCAGTTTGGGTTCGTGAACGTTTCTCAACAGGAGAAGATGCAATCGTTACAGGGTCTAGTGGAAGTTTTACCTAAACTTTGCTCACATGCGGATAAATCTGTGAGGAATGAGTCAATGCAGTTGATTTTACAACTATATACATGGTTTAATAAACCTGTACTTCAAGAGCTTCTATTGGGGAAGTTGAAGCCCATACAACAGAAGGACCTGGATAAACTGTTTGAATCGTACCAGGGCACTATACCGCCTTCTTCAACACCGTCTCAGTTTATATGGGCAGTCCCGGCTCAGAGTGATAACAATTCAACTGATTTACCCTTGGATCATGACGGAGATCTAGCAATGGCAGGTAATAACGGCCAGTCTGCCGCTGCTCTGGATAACCAATCAATCGATCCATATGATATGTTCCCCGTACAAACTATATTAGATAAGCTACCGAATAATTTCTATCAGAGTTTGGCGTCTAGCAAATGGAAGGATAGAGTGGAAGCTTTAGAAGAGTTCCACGATCAGACTTTAACCAAGGTTAAAAAATTGTCAGCATCAAATGAAGATCATTCTGAAATCATTCACAAATTTTGCTCGACTATCACTTCCGATGCAAACCTACAAGCAGTACAAATATCTACCAGCAGTTTAGATATACTAATATCCGCATTAAGATCAGAATATAACCCATTCGCATTGGAAACTTTAAACGCTCTCCTAACTAGATCAAAGGAGAAAAAACCAAACGTCGCAGATTCTATTTTCAATGCTCTCCTGAACCTTTCAAAGTACTATAAATTAGAGCTATGTCTCGAGTCTGTGTTACAACAcatgaagaacaaagtaCCACAGGTAAAAATTGTATGCTCgaaatttcttttcgagTTGCTATCCAATTGGACACCGACTGAAACTCTTCATAGAACGTCGGTATTCTCCAATTTGCCAGCGATACTCAATTCTTTGCAGCCCATTGTAAACGACAATCAACAGGCAACAAGAAATGAGGGTTTCAAGTGTATTGCTATCTTAATTAAGATATTCGATGAAAGAGAACTATCAACATATTTGGACAAGCTCGATAActtgaaaaggaagaagatccTTGAACTTGTTGATAAAGTGGAGATCAAGGCGGCAACGGTTCCACCTCCACACCAAACCCAACCGCAAACCCAATTAAGATCAGCGGCACCAGTAGTACGATCCCAACCCTTGTCTTCAACGATCCCTTCAAAACGACTGGCCACTTCTCCATTGAAACCGGCACGTAACTCTGCCTTGAATGGCAACACGAAGTCGTCCAGGTTGACTTCAAGGTCTCTAACTACTCATCAAATGATGAACCATACGGATCTGCCTTCCTCAACACAACCCAAATCTAATACCAGTTCCAACACAAGCCTCTCTGGCAATTTCACACCACAGACAAACATATCCAACAGAATGTCACATTTAAACGATGAAGTGAACAAATTAAGACAAGAGAGACAAGAATGGCTAAGGGAGCGCAACGATCTCTTATCCAACTTAAATCAATCCAATTTACAACTTTCCAAAGTAAATAAACTCTTGAACGAGTCTGAGACATACGTTTCCAATTTACAAAGGCAATTGCAGGATTCGAAGGATCAATTGAACGCTAAGAATTTAAAGATCAAGGAGTTAGAGAGTAAACTGACGGGCGGTACTTCCGATACCATGTCAACAGATTCACCCATATCCTCGTCCATTAGCAGAGGAAGATTAACAGCAACTACCTTATCACCTCTGAGATCTACTAAAAATGCTACGACTCCTCAAAGGGTCAGATCGCCTAGTGAAAGTAGCGACGATCTACCTAGACGTGTCAATTCCCTAAACTTGAACAACCATATGTTGCAAGAGGAATCGTGGAAACGAGCTGCAGAAGTTACGAACCAATTAAAGGCACGTATAGAAAGAATGAGGGCCAAATCCAGGTCCGGTTTCAACAATCTCGGCGTAGATTAA